The Streptomyces sp. NBC_00670 genome window below encodes:
- a CDS encoding DUF3732 domain-containing protein, whose amino-acid sequence MHLLALALYHRDGRQAPRTITFKPGALNILTGESETGKSAVLDIIEYCLGRQHISLPEGVITQTVGWYALLVQIGSTRLLLGRPRPAGASTNKAMLIIGDHTLELPAGDRMRANADTDALRAELSARLGIDDFRFEPPAGAERYAFNVSIAQAVYLCLQKQTEIANQQLLFHRQSEPGMAQMMKDTLPYFLGAAGPEQAARQRQLAEATRALRRVQRQVDESQRDNESANAALHGLARLAQEAGMVQGVPERASAAELSVLLREAADTVVDPSAPPVFGEDGMQERLAAERQALREQLHDLNEAGALLDSWQQESQAFTGELHTQLGRLTSLQLLSPEDAGAPEVCPLCNQALEEPDPDIEQLNDLTRRLQYELTDAEALQPSRTRHRQELNEQIADVRRRLQANASALQALQASNRRLQEINDQHARQAHVQGRILQELQRTTSQSADESGSLRRQAARMQERIAELQELVDADDVRAETESRLSRIALDMTDWARELDLEHADEAEEVRISLSLLNVVLRTETSRIPLTRIGSAKNWIGYHLVAHLALHTYLLKHQRPVPHFIMFDQPTQAFFPEEVHDVGALTDADWEAVRSYFTLMRDVVNRNGQGLQIIVCDHVNLRDDWFRDAVIENWRQGKALIPTDWIIEA is encoded by the coding sequence ATGCATCTGCTCGCTCTTGCCCTGTATCACCGTGATGGCAGGCAAGCACCGCGCACCATTACCTTCAAACCCGGAGCCTTGAACATCCTCACCGGAGAGTCCGAGACCGGAAAATCGGCAGTCCTCGACATCATCGAGTACTGCTTGGGACGGCAGCACATTTCGCTGCCAGAGGGCGTGATCACTCAGACGGTGGGCTGGTACGCGCTGCTCGTACAGATCGGTTCGACGCGCCTGCTCCTGGGCCGGCCCCGACCAGCGGGAGCCTCCACCAACAAAGCCATGCTGATCATCGGCGACCACACGCTCGAGCTGCCGGCAGGCGACCGTATGAGAGCGAATGCCGACACGGACGCGCTACGCGCAGAGCTCAGCGCTCGCCTGGGCATCGACGACTTCCGCTTCGAACCTCCGGCGGGCGCCGAACGCTACGCGTTCAATGTCTCTATTGCCCAGGCCGTTTACCTGTGCCTGCAAAAGCAGACCGAGATCGCCAACCAGCAGCTGCTGTTCCATCGCCAGTCCGAGCCCGGCATGGCGCAGATGATGAAGGACACGCTGCCGTACTTCCTCGGTGCGGCCGGACCGGAACAGGCCGCACGCCAACGACAGCTTGCGGAGGCCACCCGGGCACTGCGGCGCGTCCAGCGACAGGTTGATGAGAGCCAGCGGGACAACGAATCCGCGAACGCCGCCCTGCACGGCCTGGCCCGCCTTGCCCAGGAGGCAGGCATGGTCCAGGGTGTGCCAGAGCGCGCATCGGCAGCCGAACTGAGTGTCCTGCTGCGCGAGGCGGCGGACACAGTCGTTGATCCATCGGCGCCTCCGGTGTTCGGCGAAGACGGGATGCAGGAACGCCTGGCTGCGGAGCGACAGGCGCTGAGGGAACAACTTCACGACCTCAACGAGGCCGGGGCCCTTCTCGACTCGTGGCAGCAGGAGAGTCAGGCGTTCACCGGTGAGCTCCACACCCAGCTCGGCCGCCTTACGTCTCTGCAACTCCTCAGTCCCGAAGATGCAGGGGCGCCCGAGGTCTGTCCTCTGTGTAATCAGGCCTTGGAGGAGCCCGACCCCGACATCGAGCAGCTCAACGACCTCACGCGCCGTCTCCAGTACGAGCTGACCGACGCAGAAGCACTACAGCCATCGCGGACCCGTCACCGTCAGGAACTCAACGAGCAGATCGCAGACGTTCGCCGGCGCCTCCAGGCCAATGCCTCAGCGCTCCAGGCCCTGCAGGCCAGTAACCGCCGTCTCCAGGAGATCAATGACCAGCACGCGCGGCAGGCTCACGTGCAAGGACGCATTCTCCAGGAACTGCAACGAACTACGTCGCAGTCGGCAGACGAATCTGGATCGCTGCGCCGTCAGGCGGCTCGTATGCAGGAGCGGATCGCAGAACTGCAGGAACTCGTCGATGCCGACGATGTGAGGGCGGAAACGGAAAGCCGCCTCAGCCGTATCGCACTGGACATGACGGACTGGGCCCGCGAGCTGGATCTCGAGCATGCAGACGAGGCTGAAGAAGTACGCATCAGCCTCTCCCTCCTCAACGTCGTCCTGCGCACGGAAACTAGTCGCATCCCCCTCACCCGCATCGGCAGCGCGAAGAACTGGATCGGGTACCACCTCGTAGCGCACCTGGCCCTGCACACCTACCTGCTCAAACACCAGCGACCCGTCCCGCACTTCATCATGTTCGACCAGCCCACCCAGGCCTTCTTCCCCGAAGAAGTCCATGACGTAGGCGCCCTCACCGACGCCGACTGGGAAGCAGTACGCAGCTACTTCACCCTTATGCGAGACGTCGTCAACCGCAACGGCCAGGGACTGCAGATCATCGTGTGCGATCACGTGAACCTACGAGACGATTGGTTCCGCGACGCCGTCATCGAAAACTGGCGCCAAGGCAAAGCCCTGATCCCGACGGACTGGATCATCGAGGCATAG
- a CDS encoding three component ABC system middle component has protein sequence MSAPARQLPEAAALFNPAFGAYVLAHCVAAHMAAGPSLPLPLPSSFLVLPLVLPPDSRAALPRDVRTPLASWLADNPIQRASYPHRAASLTDYTRASQRFGVRHNVLTVHSSGLAVTRQPRRPNANSHGAELVDCTRAAALVGRWLAATSPATAFALLGVRP, from the coding sequence ATGTCGGCTCCCGCGCGTCAACTCCCTGAAGCTGCAGCGCTGTTCAATCCCGCTTTCGGGGCGTATGTGCTGGCGCACTGTGTAGCGGCCCACATGGCAGCAGGCCCCAGTCTGCCTCTCCCCTTGCCGAGCAGTTTCCTGGTCCTTCCCCTGGTGCTGCCGCCGGACTCCCGCGCCGCGCTCCCGAGAGATGTCCGCACGCCGCTGGCCAGCTGGCTGGCTGATAATCCGATCCAGCGCGCGTCATACCCGCACCGCGCCGCCTCGCTAACGGATTACACCCGCGCGTCCCAGCGGTTCGGCGTCCGGCACAACGTGTTGACGGTGCATTCCAGCGGCCTCGCAGTGACCAGACAGCCCAGGCGTCCCAACGCGAACAGTCATGGAGCGGAGCTCGTCGACTGCACACGCGCTGCGGCCCTCGTTGGCCGCTGGCTTGCAGCGACATCGCCTGCTACCGCATTCGCCCTGCTCGGGGTCCGCCCCTAG